In a genomic window of Methanosarcina horonobensis HB-1 = JCM 15518:
- a CDS encoding right-handed parallel beta-helix repeat-containing protein: MSISGNSKTKYYTSVLILLIIIYIITVFYFPAVGTVYVAGDGDGDFNCDGKDDHIQINQALELVAENSDYTTVHLKGPFTYVINDTLLIGNNTILEGDSNAVIKLVDDAGWPAHKGIIQPRKESAHEITIQGFEIDGNVQAQPVPRGEHYYTVMLLDGCTNVTVRDMYIHNSSNDGIRVLNRVYTEGSGNIDIYNNRFYRCCHNGVYLTKVSNANIYNNTFIPRTNDGITITDSNHISIHDNKIDSGIPTGGCGVEIQKTVSVPAMDDIEIYGNNISNTNLAGILVNGYNSYPVPSGAQNVYIHHNIISGCGQHMGLSTYFGGGINVQGFNNTTIENNFIDGCYHDGISMKNVWLVPPKYTYNTIIRDNIVTNTLPGRLISGSGHGINIYDISMYTVSLETNNVWNNSAGNYLNITESTSVSDGE; encoded by the coding sequence ATGAGTATTAGTGGTAATTCAAAAACAAAATACTACACTTCAGTTTTAATCCTTTTGATAATTATCTATATCATAACAGTCTTTTATTTTCCAGCAGTAGGAACCGTTTATGTTGCAGGGGATGGAGATGGTGACTTTAACTGCGATGGGAAAGATGATCATATACAGATAAATCAGGCCCTTGAATTGGTGGCAGAGAACTCTGACTATACAACTGTCCATCTCAAAGGACCTTTCACATATGTAATTAATGATACCCTCTTGATAGGCAACAATACGATTCTCGAAGGAGACTCCAATGCAGTTATCAAGCTCGTTGACGATGCGGGATGGCCTGCACATAAGGGAATTATACAACCTCGAAAAGAGTCAGCTCACGAGATCACAATTCAAGGATTTGAAATTGATGGGAATGTACAGGCTCAACCTGTTCCTAGGGGAGAGCATTATTATACAGTGATGCTTTTAGATGGGTGTACAAATGTTACTGTTAGGGATATGTATATTCATAATAGCAGTAATGATGGAATTCGTGTGCTTAACAGAGTATATACAGAAGGTAGCGGTAACATAGACATATATAATAACAGATTTTATCGCTGTTGCCACAACGGTGTTTACCTGACCAAAGTCTCTAATGCAAATATCTATAACAACACATTCATCCCTCGTACAAATGATGGAATTACTATAACAGATTCCAATCATATCTCTATTCATGATAATAAAATTGATTCAGGAATCCCTACAGGCGGATGTGGCGTAGAAATTCAGAAAACGGTTTCAGTTCCTGCCATGGATGATATAGAGATTTATGGCAACAACATCAGCAATACCAATCTGGCTGGTATTCTGGTAAACGGCTACAACTCTTACCCGGTTCCTTCAGGCGCACAGAATGTATATATTCACCACAACATAATTTCCGGATGCGGTCAGCACATGGGCTTATCCACTTATTTTGGGGGAGGTATCAATGTACAGGGTTTCAATAACACTACTATTGAAAATAATTTCATTGATGGCTGTTATCATGACGGAATTTCTATGAAAAATGTTTGGTTAGTACCGCCGAAATATACATATAACACCATCATACGAGATAACATTGTAACAAACACATTACCCGGAAGACTGATTTCAGGATCAGGTCACGGTATAAATATTTATGACATATCTATGTACACTGTGTCTCTCGAAACCAATAATGTATGGAATAACAGTGCCGGAAACTATCTAAATATTACAGAAAGTACAAGTGTCAGCGACGGTGAATAA
- a CDS encoding disaggregatase related repeat-containing protein yields MLNRKVTIFFLAICLILATIPATSASKAPVVYVAGDGSGDYNCDGKDDHIQINQALKFVAENSAYTTVHLKGPFTYVIDDSLLIGSNTILEGDSNAVVKLTSNAGWARYNGLIEPLSSGVHDITIQGFEIDGNSGSQSVSTGASYYTIMLLDGCYNITVRNMYIHEGTNDGIRVLNSAYTEGRGNINVYNNKIYRCCHNGVYLTKVSNANIYNNTIISRTNDGITITDSNHISIHDNVIDPGTPTGGCGIQIQRTTNSPYMNDIEISYNKISNTNMVGILVHGYNSYTVPTAARDVYVHHNIITKCGKHVNMGSYWGGGIGVEGFHNTLIENNVIDGCYHDGILMKDIYQTSPSYTYNTVIRNNIIINCNTGSADSSAGYGIRIASTKYTATLQYNDVWNNAKGSYSGLSAGSTDIHLDPLFASSTDYHLKSKAGRWNGNSWVTDAVSSPCIDAGFPTSDYSKEPENNGDRINIGAFGNTNYASKSGSGTTTTNHAPKMNSVPAATVEIGKSLSFTVTASDEDGDSLTYSASSLPTGAKFDGNSRLFSWTPSSGQEGTYSVTFEVSDGKLKDSVTTRITAVKSESTMSLNEMHDNRLREASPETVLPSNPYIDVGSLSDVGRYRDVMWFNVSEYAGSEISSATLSLYWYYPEGTSRSQDTIIEIYRPASTWNPNYVSWNKKNNGVAWTNAGGDWYDKNGVSQGSTPYATFTIKGSTLPDNKYYQLNVTDLVKEYTSGKYANTGFFIKARSENNNYIAFYSSEAESENQKPKLNITKKASSVTVPANIVNVTLNSVNDNRLREASPDTVLPSHSYIDVGSINSVGRYRDVMWFNLSEHAGSEISNATLSLFWYYPEGTSRPEDTVIEVYRPASAWNPSYVSWNKKNNGVAWTNAGGDWYDKNGVSQGSTPYATFTIKGSTLPDNKYYELDITDLVKEYTSGKYENTGFLIKARSESNNYIAFYSSEVENENQRPVLNMKLKQ; encoded by the coding sequence ATGTTAAACAGGAAAGTTACAATATTTTTCCTAGCAATTTGCCTTATTCTTGCAACCATTCCGGCAACTTCAGCCAGTAAAGCACCGGTAGTTTATGTTGCAGGAGATGGGAGTGGGGACTATAACTGTGATGGAAAAGATGATCATATACAGATAAACCAGGCCCTTAAATTCGTGGCAGAAAACTCGGCATATACAACTGTACACCTTAAAGGACCTTTCACGTATGTAATTGATGACAGCCTTTTGATAGGCAGTAATACAATCCTTGAAGGAGATTCAAATGCCGTAGTTAAGCTGACTAGTAATGCTGGATGGGCAAGGTATAACGGACTAATTGAGCCTCTTTCAAGTGGAGTTCACGACATTACAATTCAGGGTTTTGAAATTGACGGGAACAGTGGCAGCCAGTCCGTATCTACCGGGGCAAGTTATTATACAATAATGCTTTTAGATGGTTGTTATAATATTACTGTTAGAAATATGTACATTCACGAAGGTACGAATGACGGTATCAGGGTGCTGAATAGTGCATATACAGAGGGGCGCGGAAACATAAATGTATATAATAATAAAATCTACCGCTGTTGCCATAATGGTGTTTACCTGACCAAAGTTTCCAATGCAAATATCTATAATAACACGATTATTTCTCGCACAAATGATGGAATTACTATAACAGACTCAAATCATATTTCTATTCATGATAACGTAATTGATCCAGGTACCCCTACAGGTGGCTGTGGTATCCAGATTCAGAGAACCACAAACTCACCGTACATGAACGATATCGAGATTTCGTACAATAAGATCAGTAATACCAATATGGTTGGCATCCTGGTTCACGGTTATAATTCTTATACTGTTCCCACTGCTGCAAGAGATGTATATGTGCATCACAACATCATAACCAAGTGTGGAAAGCATGTGAACATGGGTAGTTATTGGGGAGGTGGAATAGGTGTTGAGGGATTCCATAATACGCTTATTGAAAATAACGTAATAGATGGCTGTTATCATGATGGTATTTTGATGAAAGATATCTATCAGACTTCTCCATCGTATACGTACAATACAGTAATTAGAAATAACATAATTATAAATTGTAATACCGGTTCTGCTGATTCAAGTGCAGGGTACGGTATCCGTATAGCGTCCACAAAATATACAGCTACCCTTCAGTATAATGATGTCTGGAACAATGCAAAAGGAAGTTACTCAGGTTTATCGGCAGGCTCAACAGACATACATCTCGATCCTCTTTTTGCATCCTCGACTGATTACCATCTTAAATCAAAAGCAGGACGATGGAATGGTAACAGTTGGGTAACTGATGCTGTAAGTTCCCCCTGTATTGATGCAGGATTCCCAACATCGGATTACTCTAAAGAACCCGAAAATAACGGGGACAGAATTAATATCGGAGCATTCGGAAACACTAACTATGCTTCAAAGTCAGGATCAGGAACTACGACAACAAACCACGCGCCTAAAATGAACTCTGTCCCTGCTGCTACAGTTGAAATAGGAAAAAGTCTTAGCTTTACAGTAACCGCTTCGGACGAAGACGGAGATAGTCTTACATACTCAGCTTCGAGCCTTCCAACTGGAGCAAAATTTGACGGAAATTCCAGACTATTCAGCTGGACCCCGTCATCAGGTCAAGAAGGAACTTACAGTGTAACCTTTGAAGTAAGTGACGGAAAGCTCAAGGACTCGGTCACTACGAGAATAACTGCAGTTAAAAGTGAAAGCACTATGTCCCTGAACGAAATGCATGATAACCGTCTCAGGGAAGCTTCCCCTGAAACTGTTTTACCGAGCAATCCTTATATTGATGTGGGAAGCTTAAGCGATGTCGGCAGATACAGGGATGTTATGTGGTTTAACGTGAGTGAGTATGCAGGTTCAGAGATCAGTAGCGCAACTCTTTCCCTCTACTGGTACTATCCTGAAGGAACTTCAAGATCCCAGGACACTATAATAGAGATTTACAGGCCAGCTTCAACATGGAATCCAAATTATGTAAGCTGGAATAAAAAGAATAACGGTGTTGCATGGACTAATGCCGGAGGAGACTGGTACGATAAAAACGGTGTCTCTCAGGGTAGCACTCCTTATGCTACATTTACCATTAAAGGCAGTACCCTTCCTGACAACAAGTATTACCAGCTGAATGTAACTGATCTAGTAAAAGAGTATACCAGTGGTAAGTATGCAAACACAGGTTTCTTTATAAAAGCCCGTAGTGAAAACAACAACTATATTGCATTCTACAGTTCTGAAGCAGAAAGTGAAAACCAGAAGCCAAAGCTTAACATAACAAAGAAAGCGTCTTCAGTGACTGTACCTGCAAACATTGTAAATGTAACTCTTAATAGTGTAAACGATAACCGCCTTAGAGAAGCTTCCCCTGATACAGTTTTACCAAGTCATTCTTATATCGACGTGGGAAGCATAAATAGTGTCGGCAGGTACAGGGACGTTATGTGGTTTAATCTGAGTGAACACGCAGGTTCAGAGATCAGTAATGCAACTCTTTCCCTCTTCTGGTACTATCCTGAAGGAACTTCAAGGCCAGAAGATACCGTGATTGAGGTTTACAGGCCTGCTTCTGCCTGGAATCCAAGCTACGTAAGCTGGAATAAAAAGAATAATGGTGTTGCGTGGACTAATGCCGGAGGAGACTGGTATGATAAAAACGGTGTCTCTCAGGGTAGCACTCCTTATGCTACATTTACCATTAAAGGCAGTACTCTTCCTGACAACAAGTATTACGAGCTTGACATAACTGATCTTGTAAAAGAATATACCAGTGGAAAATATGAGAATACGGGATTTCTGATAAAAGCTCGTAGTGAGAGCAACAACTATATTGCATTTTACAGTTCCGAAGTCGAAAACGAAAACCAGAGACCCGTACTGAATATGAAATTAAAACAATAA